The Chiroxiphia lanceolata isolate bChiLan1 chromosome 12, bChiLan1.pri, whole genome shotgun sequence genome window below encodes:
- the CSPG4 gene encoding chondroitin sulfate proteoglycan 4 produces the protein MGARGGISTLLLLLLAGYSQPLRAGLPAGVSFFGDSFVEMPLADASRTVRLHLQLYTSQGTGLLFLAAGQPDHLLLQLQDGSLQARLQLGSEEVTLQSPAGLQLNNLAVHDVELLVEDGRMTLTIDGLFNSSTDITGPARELDIQHGLYAGGTGSLDLPYLAKASSPFRGCLHLVTFNGLDVLSPLSSDGSSKIFHHVQEGCSTQFSAEPEDPFGFQGPHSYIAFPTWDARKEATIEFVITTSITQAPLIYHAGLENDFFYLEISNGRLRGFVEKGNGIIVLHNNVFISDEQQHYVKVYTDIHKFEILVDYYASSTSNRGINNYLDLQGNLFIGGMNEKAFQRLREHHLAFISVWTMTNHSFVGCLEDLRINLQRRSLQDAVITKDITSGCGKQDHYWDYEEVYEQDEAPTSPPPNVWSGAPGLVVEPCRPDSSFPPAFANISSLLHVSPLIVSEGGMAYLEWKHTQPTVDLSLANIRQSQILFSITNDPRHGQLELDIPGSRSRRKFTLLDIVNRKVRYIHDGSEGPMDQLMLEVTVTTQQGVPECLRQGQMYLLPIMINPLNDAPQVIFPRGNHMTILKHTRKHLTTDILQVLDDDTSCDDLEFQVHGGQQMEEGYVEFDFHPGVPIEEFSCRDLEAGNVVYVHQSGTNLQLTLQVSDGTVPSPMATLRILAIDPEIRLVNNTGLSISQGGAARITTANLSVETNAVEQWVAILYVLTEPLRYGEVKKQGSMGGEWKKVESFHQQDLEQGRIQYFSTDPEHRLEDSVEKLRFEVQVGQKVLPNNTFLIRIKRATIKMRTMVPLQMKNKRHRNITSEELEAMLEDPNSAPVPFHYIITQAPRKGNLELLGNRLTEGFGFTQDDLQRNYLSYSVTIRNSQQAEDTFQYRVHAGKQHSPVYTYTISIGGDPDAPVLTNVLLTVPEGGQAIISKDHLFVQSVNSMDYLYEVIEGPAHGRLAWAASHGWASREEITEFTNDDILHRRLLYQHDDSETLEDDIPFVAIRQGEGSAEADVEEVRGVFRVSIQPINDHIPVRAVNKVFNVVRNGQHLLTTDDIAFTDKDSGFSDTQLVLARKDILFGSIVSVDDRSHQVYRFTQDDLRKKKILFVHSGADRGWIQLQVSDGLHQTTALLEVQASDPYINIVNNTGLVIHQGTRGSIDSSVLNLETNMDIRSDEEIRFLITTPPRWGTILRGEQPVMAFSQKDLLEGEISYHHNGSRNTRDELQFTVEANEVAVEDTLAISVFLDTHPSPLSIVNHKEIYVFQGEAAGIKEEYLLVTHEEIPPQDIVYLVSSPPASGFLAMLQDGQDVNEQPSLDPIQSFTQKDINSGRVLYLHSKPNEERDRFVTDVTARGVDALEGVVVSLVVLPVNVPLDVHNITVPGGGSATLSSGILSIPNAYYPALGMEFRVLEPPRFGTLLRSERPEEGGLDSFTWSEVENQQIQYRQDGPRSLTDSFTVLANASEISRQSQARTLFVTILPRSTKGPRLKVNAGLQLQEGATAAISPHILSAEDEDSPAEELTYSIQPPANGKVVLRSAPSAEVKMFTQAQIDNGLILFVHQGPLDGGFAFDLWDGENLSPGHFFLIRAQREPIISLAKKQSLTICPGARQPITSQNLQAVSNSPSSSTTLYYSIEQAPRLGRLSTSQGEEIRNFTQAQVDSKLIFYQHEMPDKPFWLAQDAIRFRIVTPMTISDSFILLVLISFEEKCPQRLTQLWKNAGLQLTRAQRADIDTSVLDASNLLSQVLVSERAGYDAVFLVTELPAHGQLLVAGVPLERSQPFFLQSDLAAGHLAYAHGGDSISKDHFSFKAWLRPREQQSVRPPQEGVVISEVFNITVTSSTKSPQVVKRKEVLQVPPGSVVTLSREYLDVADPSVSPQEMVYSILRSPPAGHLASAHNPREPINRFTQADVNAGHVVFVATGSRAPGSLALSLSSGHHPPTVALLEIEVLPALSTTASPTLLEVPQDLNRAPVSHRHLLGTTPRGAGNIMYRITRGPRFGQVLVNQKPSRGFSQKQLDRREVMFTFSDLTSPEDDFQFLATSRAGNWTGVVNVTVRAAVKTQPGSLWPQGTTALLDTSILDASELANRTKSIPVFRVRRAPHASRLVRVSRDPGQPTTPIETFSQSELEQGLVGLEVLAAGDTHQPLQSDNFVFELVAAGVPPALASLEYSIEPYNASKSYSITLLTAPLAPSPPVPQGTAQSSPNASELGMPPTAWLAPSATTSPSPVEGGTFLSFIEANMFSIIIPICLILLLLALILPLLFYLHKRNKTGKHHVQGTPASKAKNGAVPDHETFRRTDPNQGIPLTTVSTLEGKGTGPPPQGTGPGAPPDPELLQYCRTSNPPLKNNQYWV, from the exons tcTCTTTCTTCGGGGACAGCTTTGTGGAGATGCCCCTGGCGGACGCCTCGCGCACGGTGCGGCTCCACCTGCAGCTGTACACCAGCCAGGGGACTGGGCTGCTCTTCCTGGCCGCCGGCCAGCCCgaccacctcctgctccagctgcaagACGGCAGCCTGCAG gccaggctgcagctgggctCAGAGGAGGTGACCTTGCAGtccccagcagggctgcagctcaaTAACCTGGCAGTGCAcgacgtggagctgctggtggaagATGGCAGGATGACACTGACCATTGACGGCCTCTTCAACAGCTCCACGGACATCACAGGGCCAGCAAGGGAGCTGGACATCCAGCACGGCCTCTATGCCGGTGGGACAGGCAGCCTGGACCTGCCGTACCTTGCCAAGGCCAGCTCTCCCTTCAGGGGCTGCCTCCACTTGGTAACATTCAATGGCCTGGATGTTCTCTCCCCTCTGTCCTCTGATGGCAGCTCCAAGATCTTCCACCATGTCCAGGAAGGGTGCAGCACACAGttctctgcagagcctgaggACCCATTTGGGTTCCAGGGGCCACACTCCTACATCGCGTTTCCCACGTGGGATGCGAGGAAGGAAGCGACCATCGAGTTTGTGATAACGACGAGCATCACGCAGGCACCCCTGATCTACCATGCAGGGCTGGAGAACGACTTCTTCTACCTGGAGATCTCCAACGGGCGCCTGCGAGGGTTTGTGGAGAAGGGGAACGGCATCATCGTCCTGCACAACAACGTTTTCATCAGTGATGAGCAGCAGCACTACGTCAAAGTCTACACAGACATCCACAAGTTTGAGATACTGGTAGATTACTACGCTTCATCCACATCCAACCGGGGCATCAACAACTACCTGGACCTTCAGGGAAACCTCTTCATTGGAGGTATgaatgaaaaagcttttcaaaggctgagggagcatCATCTTGCTTTCATCTCAGTGTGGACCATGACCAACCACTCGTTTGTTGGCTGCCTGGAGGACCTGCGGATAAACCTGCAGAGAAGGAGCCTGCAAGATGCTGTGATCACAAAGGACATCACGTCAGGCTGTGGGAAGCAGGACCATTACTGGGATTATGAGGAGGTGTATGAGCAGGATGAGGCACCTacctccccacccccaaatGTGTGGTCGGGAGCACCAGGCCTAGTGGTGGAACCATGCCGGCCCGACAGCAGCTTCCCACCTGCCTTTGCCAACATCAGCAGCCTTCTACATGTCAGCCCCCTCATCGTCTCCGAAGGGGGCATGGCCTATCTGGAGTGGAAGCACACACAGCCAACAGTAGACTTGAGCCTGGCAAACATCCGTCAGTCCCAAATTCTCTTCAGCATCACCAATGACCCGAGGCACGgccagctggagctggacaTTCCCGGGtccaggagcagaaggaagtTCACCTTGTTGGACATTGTGAATCGGAAAGTCAGATACATTCACGATGGCTCTGAGGGACCCATGGACCAGCTGATGCTGGAGGTGACAGTGACCACCCAGCAAGGGGTCCCAGAGTGCTTGCGGCAGGGGCAGATGTACCTGCTGCCCATCATGATCAACCCCCTCAACGATGCCCCACAGGTCATTTTTCCCCGTGGGAACCACATGACAATCCTGAAGCACACACGGAAACACCTGACCACAGACATCCTGCAGGTCCTGGATGATGACACATCCTGTGATGACCTCGAATTCCAGGTGCATGGTGGCCAGCAGATGGAGGAGGGTTACGTGGAGTTCGACTTCCACCCTGGAGTGCCCATTGAAGAGTTCtcctgcagggacctggaagCCGGCAACGTAGTCTACGTGCACCAGAGTGGGACAAACTTACAGCTCACCTTGCAAGTGAGCGACGGCACAGTCCCGAGCCCCATGGCCACCCTGAGGATCCTCGCCATTGACCCCGAAATCCGCCTGGTCAACAACACCGGCCTCTCCATCTCCCAAGGAGGGGCCGCACGCATCACCACAGCCAACCTGTCAGTGGAGACGAACGCTGTGGAACAATGGGTCGCCATCCTGTACGTCCTCACAGAGCCCCTAAGGTATGGCGAGGTCAAGAAGCAAGGGAGCATGGGAGGGGAATGGAAAAAAGTCGAGTCTTTCCACCAGCAGGACCTGGAGCAAGGGCGCATCCAGTATTTTAGCACAGACCCAGAGCACCGGCTGGAAGACAGTGTGGAGAAGCTGAGATTTGAAGTCCAAGTGGGGCAGAAGGTCTTGCCAAACAACACCTTCCTCATAAGGATTAAAAGAGCCACCATTAAGATGAGGACCATGGTTCCCCTCCAGATGAAGAACAAGCGGCATAGAAATATCACCAGCGAGGAGCTGGAGGCAATGTTGGAAGATCCAAACTCCGCCCCAGTCCCCTTCCACTATATCATCACACAGGCTCCCAGAAAGGGAAATCTGGAGCTGCTTGGCAACAGGCTGACCGAAGGCTTTGGATTTACCCAAGATGACCTGCAGAGAAACTACCTGAGCTACAGTGTGACCATCAGGAACTCCCAACAAGCCGaggacaccttccagtaccgTGTCCACGCTGGCAAGCAGCACTCTCCCGTCTATACCTACACAATCAGCATCGGTGGGGACCCTGATGCGCCAGTGCTGACCAACGTCCTCCTCACCGTGCCAGAAGGGGGACAGGCCATCATCTCCAAGGATCATTTGTTCGTGCAGAGCGTGAACAGCATGGACTACCTGTATGAGGTGATTGAGGGGCCAGCACACGGGAGACTGGCCTGGGCTGCCTCCCATGGCTGGGCCTCCAGAGAAGAGATCACAGAGTTCACCAATGACGACATCCTCCACCGCCGGCTGCTGTACCAGCACGACGACTCTGAGACGCTGGAGGATGACATCCCCTTTGTAGCCATCAGGCAGGGCGAGGGCAGCGCTGAGGCTGATGTGGAGGAGGTGAGGGGTGTTTTCAGGGTCTCTATCCAACCCATCAATGACCACATCCCTGTACGGGCAGTGAACAAAGTCTTCAATGTGGTGCGCAATGGGCAACACCTGCTGACAACTGACGACATTGCCTTCACTGACAAGGACTCTGGCTTCTCTGACACACAGCTGGTGCTGGCAAGGAAGGACATCTTGTTTGGCAGCATCGTGTCTGTCGATGACAGAAGCCACCAGGTCTATCGGTTCACACAGGATGACTTGAGGAAGAAGAAGATCCTCTTTGTCCATTCAGGGGCTGACCGTGGCTGGATCCAGCTACAGGTCTCGGATGGTCTCCACCAAACCACAGCCCTCCTGGAAGTGCAGGCATCAGACCCCTACATCAATATAGTCAACAATACTGGTCTGGTCATCCACCAGGGCACCCGAGGGAGCATTGACTCCTCTGTTCTCAACCTGGAGACCAACATGGACATTAGGTCAGATGAAGAGATACGATTCCTGATAACAACCCCCCCGAGGTGGGGAACCATACTGAGAGGGGAGCAGCCAGTCATGGCCTTCTCCCAGAAGGACCTGCTTGAAGGAGAGATCTCCTACCACCACAACGGCAGCAGGAACACCCGGGATGAGCTCCAGTTCACTGTAGAAGCAAACGAGGTGGCAGTGGAGGACACACTGGCCATCAGCGTGTTCTTGGACACCCATCCCAGTCCCCTGAGCATAGTCAACCACAAGGAGATCTATGTCTTCCAGGGGGAAGCAGCTGGGATCAAGGAGGAATACTTACTG GTGACCCATGAAGAGATCCCTCCCCAAGACATAGTCTACCTGGTGAGCAGCCCCCCAGCCTCTGGCTTCCTGGCAATGCTTCAGGACGGCCAGGATGTGAACGAGCAGCCCAGCCTGGACCCCATCCAGTCCTTCACCCAGAAGGACATCAACAGTGGCAGAGTCCTCTACCTCCACTCCAAGCCCAATGAGGAGCGTGACCGGTTTGTCACAGACGTCACAGCCCGCGGTGTGGACGCTCTggagggggtggtggtgagCCTGGTTGTGCTCCCCGTCAACGTGCCCTTGGATGTCCACAACATTACAGTGCCAGGAGGTGGCTCTGCTACCCTCTCCTCGGGCATCCTCAGCATCCCCAACGCGTACTACCCGGCTCTGGGCATGGAGTTCAGGGTGCTCGAGCCCCCCCGGTTTGGCACTCTCCTGAGAAGCGAGCGGCCTGAGGAGGGTGGGCTGGACAGCTTCACCTGGAGCGAG GTGGAGAACCAGCAGATCCAGTATAGGCAGGACGGCCCCCGATCCCTTACTGACAGTTTCACCGTCCTGGCCAACGCCTCCGAGATATCCCGACAGAGCCAGGCCAGGACCCTCTTCGTCACCATCCTGCCCCGCAGCACCAAGGGGCCGCGGCTGAAGGTCAACGCCGGTTTGCAG ctgcaggaaggtgCCACGGCTGCTATCAGCCCCCACATCCTGAGCGCCGAGGACGAGGATTCCCCAGCAGAGGAGCTGACCTATTCCATCCAGCCCCCAGCCAATGGGAAGGTTGTGCTGAGGTCAGCACCCAGTGCTGAGGTCAAGATGTTCACCCAGGCCCAGATAGACAACGGCCTTATCCTCTTCGTGCACCAAG GACCCCTGGATGGAGGCTTCGCCTTTGACCTGTGGGATGGTGAGAACCTGTCTCCTGGGCACTTCTTCCTCATCAGGGCCCAGAGAGAGCCCATCATCAGCCTGGCCAAGAAGCAGAGCCTCACCATCTGCCCAG GTGCCCGGCAGCCCATCACCAGCCAGAACCTGCAGGCAGTGAGCaacagcccctccagctccaccaCTCTGTACTACAGCATTGAGCAAGCCCCACGCCTCGGCAGGCTGAGCACCTCCCAGGGGGAGGAAATCAGGAACTTCACCCAAGCCCAG GTGGACAGCAAGTTGATTTTCTACCAGCATGAGATGCCAGATAAGCCTTTCTGGCTGGCCCAAGATGCCATCCGCTTCCGCATCGTCACTCCCATGACTATCTCGGATTCCTTCATCCTCCTCGTCCTGATCTCCTTCGAGGAAAAGTGTCCCCAACGCTTGACTCAGCTATGGAAAAACGCAG gTCTCCAGCTCACAAGGGCTCAGAGGGCTGACATTGACACCTCAGTGTTGGATGCCTCCAACCTCCTGAGCCAAGTTCTGGTCTCTGAGAGAGCTGGATATGATGCTGTCTTCCTGGTGACGGAGCTACCGGCTCACGGACAGCTCTTGGTGGCCGGTGTGCCTCTGGAACGGTCACAGCCCTTCTTCCTGCAGTCAGACCTGGCAGCAGGGCATTTGGCATATGCCCATGGTGGGGACAGCATCTCCAAAGACCATTTCAGTTTTAAGGCTTGGCTCCGCCCCCGGGAACAGCAGTCTGTCCGTCCTCCACAGGAAGGGGTGGTCATCTCTGAAGTGTTCAATATAACAGTGACCAGCAGCACCAAGTCACCGCAGGTGGTGAAGCGGAAAGAAGTGTTGCAGGTCCCACCAGGCTCTGTGGTCACCTTGTCCCGGGAGTACCTGGATGTGGCAGACCCATCGGTGTCCCCACAGGAGATGGTGTACAGCATCCTCCGGAGTCCTCCCGCCGGCCACCTGGCCAGCGCACACAACCCTCGGGAGCCCATCAACCGCTTCACCCAAGCGGATGTCAACGCTGGCCACGTGGTGTTTGTTGCCACTGGGAGCCGTGCCCCAGGGTCCTTAGCCCTGAGCCTTTCCAGTGGCCACCACCCGCCCACCGTGGCCTTGCTGGAGATCGAGGTGCTGCCCGCGTTGAGCACCACTGCGAGCCCGACTCTGCTGGAAGTGCCCCAAGACCTGAACAGAGCCCCTGTGTCCCACCGTCACCTCCTGGGCACCACACCGCGAGGGGCAGGTAATATCATGTACAGGATCACCAGGGGCCCCAGGTTTGGCCAAGTGCTGGTCAACCAAAAGCCGTCACGGGGCTTCTCACAGAAGCAGCTGGACCGCAGGGAGGTGATGTTCACCTTCAGTGACCTCACTTCTCCCGAGGACGACTTCCAGTTCCTTGCCACGTCACGGGCAGGAAACTGGACCGGGGTGGTGAATGTGACTGTCCGTGCTGCAGTGAAGACCCAACCAGGCAGCCTGTGGCCCCAGGGCACCACAGCCCTCCTAGACACCAGCATCCTCGATGCCAGTGAGCTGGCCAACCGCACCAAGAGCATCCCAGTCTTCAGGGTCCGCAGGGCGCCCCATGCCAGCCGTCTCGTGAGGGTATCCAGGGACCCAGGACAACCCACCACCCCGATTGAGACCTTTAGCCAGAGTGAGCTGGAACAAGGGCTGGTGGGACTGGAggtgctggctgctggggaCACCCACCAACCCCTGCAGAGTGACAACTTTGTCTTTGAGCTGGTGGCTGCTGGCGTGCCACCGGCACTAGCATCCCTGGAGTACAGCATCGAGCCCTACAACGCCTCAAAATCCTATAGCATCACCCTGCTCACAGCCCCCCTGGCACCTTcacccccagtgccccagggcacagcacagagcagccccaaTGCCAGTGAGCTGGGCATGCCCCCCACTGCCTGGCTagcccccagtgccaccactAGCCCCAGCCCCGTGGAGGGGGGCACCTTCCTCAGCTTCATCGAGGCCAACATGTTCAGCATCATCATCCCCATTTGCCTCATCTTACTCCTGCTGGCCCTCATCCTGCCCCTGCTCTTCTACCTGCACAAGCGCAACAAGACAGGGAAGCACCACGTCCAGGGCACCCCTGCCTCCAAGGCCAAGAACGGGGCTGTGCCTGACCATGAGACCTTCCGGAGGACAGACCCAAACCAAGGCATCCCCCTAACGACTGTCAGCACCCTGGAGGGCAAGGGCACGGGTCCCCCACCCCAGGGCACAGGTCCCGGGGCACCACCAGACCCTGAACTCCTCCAGTACTGCCGGACTTCCAACCCCCCACTGAAAAACAACCAGTACTGGGTGTGA